The genome window AGCCCGGGGCCGCCCGTCGCCCTGGGCGGGGTGCGGCCGGCTTCAGCGTCCCCTCCGCGGGCCGAGGAGAAAGACCAGGTTGCCGTCGGGGTCGTTGAGGCTGCAGGCCCGTGCCCCCCAGGGCTGGTCCTCCGGCTCGCCGGTCAAGACGACGCCCTGCTCCCGCAACCGGCGGCAGGCGTCGTCCACGTCGCTCACCCAGAAGCTCAGGTGGTCCAGCCCGGGCGGGTCGTCGACCAGCTCCGGGCGTCGCTGGGCGCCTGCTCCCTCGGCCCTCGTCTCGAAGAGGTAGAGGCGTGCACTGCCCGCCGCCATCAGGACGCCGGGCGTCGCGTCCCTCT of Bacillota bacterium contains these proteins:
- a CDS encoding VOC family protein, coding for MIERIDNVGVATRRLEAMERFYGLLGFEVVERDATPGVLMAAGSARLYLFETRAEGAGAQRRPELVDDPPGLDHLSFWVSDVDDACRRLREQGVVLTGEPEDQPWGARACSLNDPDGNLVFLLGPRRGR